From bacterium, one genomic window encodes:
- a CDS encoding 6-phosphofructokinase, whose protein sequence is MGNGIQAIGLLTGGGDAPGLNAVIRAVVRTATRHYGWDVIGFQDGYAGLVTRQYRKLGPDDVSGLLMQGGTILGTSNTANPFAWHIGEGEKRTTVDRSQEALDVVRSLGLDALACIGGDGTLSIADGLSQLGVPVVGIPKTIDNDIEETDQTFGFDTAVSIAVEAIDRIHTTAQSHHRVMIVEVMGRNAGWLALHAGIASGGDIILIPEIPYRLDSICDKILERNRSGRRFSILVVAEGARTESGEKVVARMVAESPDPVRLGGIGNVVARQIEERVKLETRVTVLGHLLRGGTPTAYDRVLASRLGSQAVHLLARGESGQMVRLYENQISSVPIAKIANRQRLVPADHDLVKLGRETGVCFGD, encoded by the coding sequence ATGGGCAACGGCATCCAGGCGATCGGTCTGCTCACGGGCGGCGGCGACGCTCCCGGCCTCAACGCCGTCATCCGCGCCGTCGTGCGCACGGCCACCCGCCACTACGGCTGGGACGTGATCGGCTTCCAGGACGGCTACGCCGGCCTCGTCACGCGGCAGTACCGCAAGCTCGGCCCCGACGACGTCTCCGGCCTCCTGATGCAGGGCGGCACCATCCTGGGCACCAGCAACACGGCCAACCCCTTCGCCTGGCACATCGGCGAGGGCGAGAAGCGCACCACCGTGGACCGCAGCCAGGAGGCCCTGGACGTCGTCCGCTCGCTCGGCCTGGACGCCCTCGCCTGCATCGGCGGCGACGGCACGCTCTCCATCGCCGACGGCCTCTCCCAACTCGGCGTGCCGGTGGTGGGCATCCCCAAGACCATCGACAACGACATCGAGGAAACGGACCAGACCTTCGGCTTCGACACGGCGGTGTCGATCGCGGTCGAGGCCATCGATCGCATCCACACGACGGCGCAGAGCCACCACCGGGTGATGATCGTCGAAGTCATGGGCCGCAACGCGGGCTGGCTGGCCCTGCACGCGGGCATCGCCTCGGGCGGCGACATCATCCTGATCCCGGAGATCCCCTACCGGCTCGACTCCATCTGCGACAAGATCCTCGAGCGCAATCGCAGCGGGCGGCGCTTCAGCATCCTCGTCGTGGCGGAGGGTGCGCGCACGGAGAGCGGCGAGAAGGTGGTCGCGCGGATGGTGGCCGAGAGCCCCGATCCCGTGCGCCTGGGCGGCATCGGCAACGTGGTGGCGCGGCAGATCGAAGAGCGCGTGAAGCTCGAGACGCGGGTGACCGTGCTCGGCCACCTCCTGCGCGGCGGCACGCCGACGGCCTACGACCGCGTGCTCGCCTCGCGCCTGGGCTCGCAGGCCGTGCACCTCCTGGCCCGCGGCGAGTCGGGGCAGATGGTGCGGCTCTACGAGAACCAGATCTCGAGCGTGCCGATCGCGAAGATCGCCAATCGCCAGCGCCTGGTGCCGGCGGACCACGACCTCGTCAAGCTGGGCCGCGAAACAGGCGTCTGCTTCGGCGACTAG
- a CDS encoding HAD family phosphatase → MAPRSRCRALAVDLDGTLISNVEDPRRPVSAANLAALRELRAAGVRIVIITGRNEGSARSLLARCADPELGASDLILHNGALMIDGPGGATLRELTLPRAEALAYLAVYRAQGLTPMLFTDRARGGALLVEGEPGPENTRLARYLGVRRREGEGELRQVPDLAAALGEDPLALATIDSPPRVAPAREAMLALALPGSRVAVQGLVGRGGHGPAQFLEVFHREASKEKGFAAWCALRGIPLAETAAIGDGRNDLELLREVGLGIAMGNGSAELQAAADHVAPPHDQDGLAVAIRTHLLG, encoded by the coding sequence ATGGCGCCGCGAAGCCGCTGCCGGGCCCTGGCCGTCGACCTGGACGGCACCCTGATCAGCAACGTCGAGGATCCCCGCCGACCGGTGAGCGCGGCCAACCTGGCCGCCCTGCGCGAGTTGCGGGCGGCCGGGGTGCGCATCGTCATCATCACCGGGCGCAACGAGGGCTCGGCGCGCAGCCTGCTCGCCCGTTGCGCCGATCCCGAGCTGGGGGCCAGCGATCTCATCCTCCACAACGGCGCGCTGATGATCGACGGGCCCGGCGGCGCCACGCTGCGCGAACTCACCCTGCCGCGCGCCGAGGCCCTGGCCTACCTGGCCGTCTATCGCGCTCAGGGCCTGACGCCGATGCTCTTCACCGACCGCGCGCGCGGCGGCGCCCTGCTCGTCGAGGGCGAGCCGGGGCCCGAGAACACGCGCCTGGCGCGCTACCTCGGCGTGCGCCGGCGCGAGGGCGAGGGCGAGCTGCGCCAGGTGCCCGACCTCGCCGCCGCACTCGGCGAGGACCCGCTCGCGCTGGCGACCATCGACAGCCCGCCGCGGGTCGCCCCCGCCCGGGAGGCCATGCTCGCCCTCGCCCTGCCCGGCAGCCGGGTGGCCGTCCAGGGCCTGGTCGGCCGCGGCGGCCATGGCCCGGCTCAGTTCCTCGAGGTCTTCCACCGGGAAGCCTCCAAGGAGAAGGGTTTCGCGGCCTGGTGCGCGCTGCGGGGAATTCCCCTGGCGGAGACGGCGGCCATCGGCGACGGCCGCAACGACCTGGAGCTGCTGCGCGAGGTGGGCCTGGGCATCGCCATGGGCAATGGCTCGGCGGAGCTGCAGGCGGCGGCCGACCACGTCGCCCCGCCCCACGACCAGGACGGCCTGGCCGTGGCGATTCGGACTCACCTGCTGGGCTAG